GTCATCGCGAACGAATATTTCGTCTACAAAAAGGATATAACAACCATTGCAAAGTATGATTGCAAGGGTACAACCCTAAACTGCAGCATTAAATACAACGGCCTTGCAGCATACTCTCCCGTAGATTTTATTTGCGACGGCGTTGATCGACAAGAAGCTTACCGAAATTACAGCATCTATTCGTCAACCAGCACAGGCTTACCCATTGGCGGCTGCGTAAGAATTAAAAATCACAGCCTTGCCGATGTCATGAAATTCGTGAACGATGGTCGCATCGCATCTATCGTTTCCGAAAAGAGCGGAAGCAAAACACGAATCACCACTTATGCGTCGGGCCCCAAGAAAACGGGAGAAGGCCATATTTGGTTCATGGACAAGAACTACGATTGCTACGAAGAAGACGTGATTCTTCACGGAGACTTGTCCAAGGAACAGACGACCAGTTATAGCAGCAGCAATCCCAACATCATTTACATTTCTTGGAATGACAAAGCCCTTGGCGGCGATCCGTTCCTGAGATCCATTACGGCCAAAGGTCAATTTGCAGATTTCTTCAAGCTATTCGGTTTTGTTAGCGGTCTACAAAATGGACGACGCGTTTACCATACAATAGTCGATTGTATCCAGCGCAAGTTTGGTTACTGCGATTTGTACGACGAAGCGTTCAATTACGGCACAAATATGATGAGGGAGAAGTTTGAATTCACGTCTCAAGGACAACGGTACATTTTCTGGACCTGGAAGGGGCATTATCTCAATCTGGGTGCAGGTGCCGAAATGGGCTTCTACAGGTTCGTCAAAAGAATGAGTCTAAAGGATTTGACGGACAAAATCATGCAGGGAGTCAACGATTTCTTTAAAGAATACGCTCGATTCGCACTTCCCAAATTGCCCCTTACAGAAGCCGTAATCAAGGCCTCTATTAAAAAGACCTTGAGCTTAGTCGCGACAAAATCCTATTACGATTACTACGAATCTGACGATAAGACCCCAGTTATGCCCATGACGCTCACCATCAAGGGCAAAGGCACTCTTCCCAATCAAATTTGTAGATACGCACCTCGTGAACCTCAATGGTGGATCACCTCCTTTGTACCTCAATTACAAGGCGTAAACCCCAAGGACACGGTTGCAGAGTATACCGTTCAATTCAATCAATCTCAAAAACAACTATTCGATGATTTTATGAAAGTCCGATTCCCC
This sequence is a window from uncultured Fibrobacter sp.. Protein-coding genes within it:
- a CDS encoding DUF4474 domain-containing protein yields the protein MKDVSGIREGATVRFVMDIRAGKTIVASETFTYRKDSDYYASYNGTGTTLKAKAVYKGRFATVVYSGEASALFLKVSGTYAYNAKIQYRKGSYTPWKTTGHIVNVTAGIPEMVNISEVGGISPGDHFRFVMDIVAGNKNVIANEYFVYKKDITTIAKYDCKGTTLNCSIKYNGLAAYSPVDFICDGVDRQEAYRNYSIYSSTSTGLPIGGCVRIKNHSLADVMKFVNDGRIASIVSEKSGSKTRITTYASGPKKTGEGHIWFMDKNYDCYEEDVILHGDLSKEQTTSYSSSNPNIIYISWNDKALGGDPFLRSITAKGQFADFFKLFGFVSGLQNGRRVYHTIVDCIQRKFGYCDLYDEAFNYGTNMMREKFEFTSQGQRYIFWTWKGHYLNLGAGAEMGFYRFVKRMSLKDLTDKIMQGVNDFFKEYARFALPKLPLTEAVIKASIKKTLSLVATKSYYDYYESDDKTPVMPMTLTIKGKGTLPNQICRYAPREPQWWITSFVPQLQGVNPKDTVAEYTVQFNQSQKQLFDDFMKVRFPNWSGDRNKLTLVHTF